In the genome of Ananas comosus cultivar F153 linkage group 11, ASM154086v1, whole genome shotgun sequence, one region contains:
- the LOC109716904 gene encoding bifunctional riboflavin kinase/FMN phosphatase-like, with protein MAGARISAVVLDLDGTLLDTERATRGILGEFLAMYGKVPDLEKEEKRLGQMHKESAAEIVRDYELPMSGEEFSEAIMPLYKERWPQAKPLPGVNRLIRHLHKHGIPLGLASNSIRKYIETKLSHHKDWKESFSVILGGDDVNHGKPSPDIFLEAAKRLGADSSSCLVIEDSVVGVRAAKASGAKVVAVPSLQSQVENYSIANSVLHSLLEFQPELWGLPPFEDWVQNTLPIEPLLVRDLFGEVVSDAILSVNTENCSCESLPDQLWGVLFGWAKLEKHGTYKMVASIGWDLSLGIPKRVMRLSLLDPIENFKGELLHLLLVGYIRKLQNEENMSEALKISEEDESIARAALDLPVFAHHANNLLFE; from the exons ATGGCGGGGGCTCGGATCTCGGCCGTGGTGCTGGATCTCGACGGGACGCTCTTGGACACAG AGAGGGCGACGAGGGGGATATTGGGCGAGTTCCTAGCGATGTATGGGAAGGTGCCGGATttggagaaggaggagaagaggttGGGGCAGATGCATAAGGAGTCGGCGGCGGAGATCGTGAGGGATTACGAGCTCCCGATGTCGGGGGAGGAGTTCTCGGAGGCGATCATGCCGTTGTATAAGGAAAG GTGGCCGCAAGCAAAACCATTGCCAGGTGTTAATCGACTTATCAGGCATCTTCACAAGCATGGGATTCCATTGGGACTTGCTTCAAATTCCATAAGGAAATATATTGAAACAAAACTTTCGCATCACAAAG ATTGGAAAGAGTCCTTTTCTGTCATTCTTGGTGGAGATGATGTCAATCATGGAAAACCTTCCCCAGACAT ATTTCTAGAGGCAGCAAAGAGACTTGGTGCAGATTCATCATCCTGCTTGGTTATAGAAGATTCTGT GGTTGGTGTTAGAGCTGCCAAGGCTTCTGGGGCGAAGGTAGTGGCTGTTCCATCTCTCCAAAGTCAAGTGGAAAACTATTCAATTGCAAACTCTGTCCTTCATTCCTTATTAGAGTTTCAGCCTGAATTATGGGGCCTTCCACCGTTTGAAGATT GGGTTCAAAATACATTGCCTATCGAACCATTACTTGTCAGGGACCTATTTGGCGAGGTAGTTTCTGATGCTATCCTTTCAGTAAACACAG AAAATTGTTCATGCGAATCTCTTCCTGACCAATTGTGGGGAGTTCTCTTCGGTTGGGCGAAACTGGAAAAGCATGGAACTTATAAGATGGTAGCGAGCATTGGGTGGGACCTTTCTTTGGGTATTCCTAAGAGAGTGATG CGACTGAGTCTACTTGATCCTATCGAGAACTTCAAGGGGGAGCTGTTGCATCTGCTTCTTGTTGGGTACATTCGGAAGCTCCAAAATGAG GAAAATATGTCTGAGGCTTTAAAAATATCGGAAGAAGATGAGAGCATCGCACGAGCCGCATTAGATCTCCCAGTTTTCGCACATCATGCAAACAACCTTCTCTTTGAATAA